TTCCATTCAACTCCAAACCTAGAAACCACtcttagaatccccacagtgtagaattaggcacttcggcccaacaacaccgaccctcggaagagtaatccacccagacccaatccccattattctgcatttactcctgattaatgcacctaacctacacatccctgaatattgtGGGCAGTTAGCATAGCCACTTCACCTTCCTATATGTCTTTGAATTGAGAGAGGGGAAActgagcaaccagaggaaacccactcagctacggggagaatatgcaaaatccACAGAGGCAATCGCCCGAAAGTGGAATCGAagcagggtccctggcgctgtgaggcagcagtgctataaCCACTGAGAAAAGTGGCAAACGCAGTGTCAAATCCAGTGCAGAGAGAGGACCAGAAAGAGACATGCGGAGCTAGAaacacaccctcccactcccacaTCATCACAACAACGAGCAAAAGGAAATAGCCAATACCACAGTCACTTTTTGTGTCACGGGCAAAAGACAAATCTCCCTCAGTCAGTCTGACCTGAACAGAATTACCATCCACTTCACATTTCGTTGCAGATTCTGACAGGTCCACAGTGGGTCCCACTCAACCCAATCACAGAGACTGAGTGTTTGGGAATGATTCCGTGGAAACTACCCAATCAGAGACCAGGCTTTCCCCCATCCCTCATTAGCATTGATGACGTCATCAGTCTATAAAAAGGGAGCTCCGAGCCCGCTTTCCCTTATTCGGTGTCTGAAAGTGAGCGGTGCTATGGCTGATGAGAAGAAAGCACAGCAAGCTTCCAAGAAGGGCGCGAAGAAAATCATCAAGAAGGCGCCAGCGAAGGGTAGTAAGAAGAGGAAGCGGTCCAGGAAAGAAAGTTATTCAATCTATATCTACAAAGTGATGAAGCAGGTTCACcccgacaccggcatctcctccAAGGCCATGAGCATCATGAACTCTTTCGTCAACGATATTTTCGAGCGCATCGCGGGGGAGGCTTCCCGCCTGGCCCATTACAACAAGCGCAGCACCATCAGCTCCCGGGAGATCCAGACCGCCGTGCGGCTGCTGCTGCCCGGGGAGCTGGCCAAGCACGCCGTGTCGGAGGGCACAAAGGCGGTGACCAAGTACACCAGCTCCAAGTGAAGGACCGCACTGCACTGAAACAAACACGTCCACAACCCAAAGGCTCTTATAAGAGCCACCCACAACTTTTCTGAGACAGCGGAGCCATTTCTTTAAACATTGTTCTAGTTTGCATGTGATTTAGAAGTTCAAATTTTCGTACTACATTTTCTTTTATAATTGCTTTGCAATTTCATATTCTTGACGAGGTATTTTTAGTTTGATTTTCAGTGCTTTGCAAattgattggggggggggggggggtagcgaCTTCATAAACAGTATCTTCCCTATGAGTAGAGAGAGCAGATTACACGTCAGGGAGtcatttttcatctcatttgttcAACTTATTACATTCCACCAGGGATTTTAGTAACAGTTTTCATCCTAGCAAACTAAACGGAAGTGCCCAGTTTTCAGTCACACGGattgatgttttttttaagattagattacttagtgtggaaacaggcccttcggcccaacaagtccacacagtcagtcacctgagtcgggaattgaacccgggtctaaggcgctgtgaggcagcagtgctaaccactgtgccaccgtgccgcccactaacctccagtctgaaaaaccctccaccagtaccctctgtcttctacctttgagccagttgtttatccacatggctagttctccctgtattccatgagatcctgggctctggcccgaaacgtcgaatttcctgttccttggatgctacctgacctgctgtgctttaaccagcaacacatttttcagctctgatctccagcatctgcagacctcactttttattccatgagatctaaccttgctaatcagtctcccatggataaccttgtcaaacgtcttcctgaagtccatattgtgagaaacaaagctcactcgcttcaataatttcagtccgagacaagatttgaagcaatcagtatgtttattatacgcttgcaagcgtggtgcctgaGGTAAGGCACACAGAGTTCAACGAGTACACatcttatataggattcactGCTCCAAACCcagtgcccattactattgtttatctctacccttatccggccttgtgcataacaaagtacaagttttactcggacgtttcaccacatcctgctgtgacCCATTGTTAGATATATCCTTCTTCATGATTATCTATTTTCTCTACCTGTgccatttcctccctttccccaaccatattgatccttatgaccttttaattgggggttgtttttgcaaaagtgggaaacagatgcttataccTATTCTTGTACAAGTATATCTGGCTTAACCGACATCCTCACAGCACATTATCTATTTGTCTACCATTGTTAGcaggcacgtttcattcttgcattcacattttagctaatacaaaaacaattatatatttcttccacattgttttcattcttgttgactcagctcttggttgaaacaattatacattgGTATGagtgcatttaccttgcataagtaattataattgcagaagtaacactactttacctatatcccacaatatagatcacatctactgctctgccctcatcaatcttctttgttactacttcaaaaaaactcaagtttgtgagatatgacttcccatgctcaaagccatgttgtctatcccgaatcagtccttgcttttccaaatacatgtacatcctgtccccctCATCCTGTCTTTTTTAACATTGTCAATGCGCGGGTTTAATCCGATTTTTCAGAATGCAAAAAGCAAAGCACTTTCTGCAGTCGGTGAGAGGCTTTCAAAGTGAACCGAGAGAACACCAAAACAGCTACCGGACTGAAATGTGAAATATGGTGATTTTTGCTGAATTTGATCGAGGTCAGTAAAGGAGGACGACTTTAAAATATCGACTAAACACCACGATCGCCATTGATATTGAGCTGGAAGAACTTTATGTGCCGCTTTATCAACATGATACTGAAATGTGAAAAGACAGTTTGCAGACTGCAGTGTTTAGCCTGTTTTGTTTCAGCTTCGTCACAAAGTTTAGAAAATTGCCCATTCTCAAGATCAGAAATagacagaaagtggtgggcaAATAAGGGAGAGACAGATCGTGTCAAGGATACATTTGTAAATAAAAGTATATTAACATAAGAGTAGTGAGTGTTAATAAACATCCtcagttttttttgtatttcattTTTCAATCTCAAACATATTCCTTTATTCGTAAATTGGCGGGCTTTTCAAATTGGAAATAAGCGGTTGATGATTTGGCGCCGGTACTTTCCGTCCTCCTGCCCGTGCCCTCTCCGGATTGGGGAATGAAGCAGATAAATGATTGGCAATTGACATGAGGAGGGGCTGAAAAATGGGACCAATCAGAAATGGCTCCTTCACCATTCCTCCCGAAGGTGTAAGAGGCTGCAATGTGGAAGGGCGGGGAGTGCAGTACTGTCTGTGAAAGTGCTTGTGAGAATGGCTGGGCGAGGAAAGGTCGCTCCAAGGTGAGGTCTCGGTTGTCTCGGGCTGCCTGCAGTTCCCGGTGGGCCGTGTTCACAGGCTCCTGAAGGGTAACTATGCTGAGCGTGTGGGTGCCAGTCTATCTGGCTGCGGTGCTGGAGTATCTGACGGCTGAAATCCTGGAGCTGGCCGGCAACGCGGCCCGGGACAACATCATCCCCAGGCACCTGCAGCTGGCCGTGCGCAACGACGAGGAGCTCAACAAGCTGCTGGGAGGGGTGACCATCGCTCAGGGCGGGGTGCTGGGAGCGCCGCTAAAAAGTCAAAAGACCATTCTTGAATCTGACAACCCAAAGGTTCGTTTAAGAGCCACTCAAGCATCTGTGAAAGGAGCTAAACTTTCTTTCGGATTGATTATTTTCCTTTTAATGTGGAGATTCCTCGCCTTTGTGCCAGACATCAATAAATTCCACGCTCTATTTAATTGGATACTGTCACTGTCTTTAGGAGCAGTGGAAGAATTTGTCATAAAATGCGATTGGAAGAATGTCCTGAACGACAGGATTTTTTATTGAACGGTCACTGCCTGAGTGATCTGTGTTTTGTTATAATGGCCTATGAGTTTTGAACGTCCCCGATCGGATTTGATCTCACATTAGATTCACATTTCCTTGAAGTGCAGTAGGAAGAGCTGGGTTGACCCAGTGCAGTAACGGGTCAGTCGCTGCAGGATATAGTACGGAACGGTTCCTGGCCCTCTGCGCTTTCTTCTCTGATCGGTTCATATCCAGTCTTTTAACCCCTGCCTCTGGAGAGACAGAGCAGATTGAACACCAGTGAGGCTTATTTTTCAACTGTAAAGGCGGGAATGGGGTAAAGTGAGATTTTCTGATCATTGATTTCGTAATCGAAAAAGCAATCACCGTGTACTTATTGATGTATTCTCCTCTGTAAAGCTTGCTGCTCTTTTATAAGTGATGGCGGGcattttcaaatttgaaaataaGCCGTTGATCTCTTGGCGCCATTCTTTTCCCGTTCTCTCCTGCCTCCCTCACCacaagccattgcctccccttacgATAAAATGAGGAGAAAGGGTTTTTCCAGAAATATCTAACCCAATACCGAATTTTGATATTAAAATCACACTTCTTAttactatatttttaaaaagatcttCAATCATAGATTGCAGAATTTAATCAGTTGCAAAATTCACTGCTGCTGCCtgccgtttttgtttctaactaaCTTCCGATAGAAATATAGTCCTAAATGTCCCCAATCACTTCCTGCTCTCTCTGGATGAGCAAACGAACTTGTATCCGCCGTGAATCAATCGAAAGTCCGCCGATTGAAACATCTTAAAAGCTAAAATAGTGTACATCGACAAAATCACACTTCAATAGATTCCTATCTCATCCAATTTGTAATCGCTGCCTGAACGCGCCATTCAGACATCCGTAGGCTCCTCGATACAAAACTGAGCAGCGTGTGATGCCTGGGAAATGTGAATACTGCAATATGTAACATTAATGTCTGGATtccaaaataaattaaaacaaattattaTTCATGGCGTGGATAGCCAAGTACACATTGATATTATTACTGAGATAGGTATTCACGAGAGAGGATCGAAGGTTACGGGGAGCAGGCGCAAGAATAAGTTTGagaaatatcagccatgatcgaatggtagaACAAACTGGATGGGTAAAATAGCGTAATGCTGCTGCGATATGTTACAATTACAACTCACGATGCGATTCAGAGTCCACTCACTCGCAGAACACGGTATTAGTACATTTTCAGGATCGAAATAATTTTATAATCGTGATATATGTAAAATTATCGTCAACCTTCAGTcttcgggcacctcacctgtgactatcgatgatacaaatatctcagcaatggccccagcaatcacttccctagcttcccataaagttctagggtacatgttatcaggtcctggggagttatccacttttatgcatttcaagacatccagcacttcctcttctgtaatatggacattttgcaagatgttaccagCTACTTCCCTACATtcgatatcttccatgtccttttccacagtaaatactgatgcaaaaggtcaccttgctgatctgtgagaggccctattctctccctagttactccatttgtccttaatgtgtttgtaaaaaccctttggcgtctccttaattctacttgccaaagctatctcatgtccccttattgcccacctgatttctctcttgagtatactcctaaTGCATTTACACcctgaggattcactcaatctatcctgtccatacttgacatatgtttccttctttttcttcaccaaactctcaatttctttagtcatccagcattccctgtacctatcagcctttccttttaccctaacaggagAATACTTTTTCTGGActcctgttatctcatttctgaaggcttcccattttccagctgtccctttacctgcaaacatttgctcccaatcagcttttgcaagtccatgcctaataccatcaaaattggccttcctccaatttagaatttcaacttttagatctgttctatcctttcccatcactattttataaCTAATAGTGGTATGGTTACTGGCCCCAAAGTCCTACCCcattgatacctcagtcacctgccctgccttatttcccaagagtaggtcaggtttttcaccttctctagtaggtacatccacatactgaatcagaaattttttttGCACACACTTAAggatttaaatggagaggaatttattaacactatggcagtcccagtctgtgtttggaaagttaaaatcccttacaataaccaccctattaatGTGTCAGGTAACTGAtcatcttacaaatttgtttctcaatttcccaatgACTATTACAGGGTCTATAATATAATTCCagtaaggtgaccatccctttcttatttctcagttccacccaaataacgtccctggaggtatttccaggaatatcttccctaagtacagctgtaatgctatcccttctcaAAAACACCACTTCCCCTTCTCCCTTGCCTCtatttatccttcctgtagcatttgtatcttggaacattaaactgtcagtcctgtccattcctgagtcATGGTTCTGtagtttcctgtggtgatgtaatttcctgttctttttctcaggggaaggcaaatggcatccaagtcaatgtgtttgttggtggagttccggttggaaacacatgctcctaggaattcttgttgttgtagttctgttcgccgagctgagagtttgtgttgcaaacgtttcgtcccctttccaggtgacatccttggtgcttggaagcctcctgtgaagcgcttttgtggtgtttcctccagcatttacagtggcttgtctctgccacttccggttgtcagttcttgctgtccgctgcaatggccggtatatcgggtccaggtcgatgtgtttgttgatagaatctgtggatgagtgccatgcctctaggaattccctggctgttctctgtttggcttgccctataatagtagtgttgtcccagtcgaattcatgttgcttgtcatctgtgtgtgtgactactaaggatagctggtcgtgtcgtttcgtggctagttggtgtcattagctgtcttcctgtttgtcctatgtagtgttttgtgcagtccttgcatggaattttgtacactacattggttttgctcatgctgggtattgggtcatTCGTTCTGGTCAattgttgcctgagagtggctgttggtttgtgtgctgttatgagttctagTTCTTGTTCATGTCTGTTTGGCATATCCTAGGATGGCTGTGTTGTCgcaatcaaagtggtgtccttcctcatctgtatataaggaaattagtgagagtgggtcatgtcattttgtggtaGGTGATGtatatgtatcctggtggctagttttctgcctgtttgtccaatgtaatggactcaaatagaaagcaggccataccaccagtgcttcatccggaggctcactgattctGTTACTTAGTatagtgacaaaacgtctgaaaacgaaccttccagctcagcgagcaaagctaGATCCAGaatttcaacctgagctacaaatcttctcaaaacattcTAGACTTCCATTACGTCTCCCCTCGGTCTCTACTGCTTAGAAAAAAAAAACTACCCGGGTGTTTCTAGCTTCTCTGTATAGTTCATTCCCTCTAATctggacaacattctggcaaacctcttctgcatccgTTCTAAATCCTCcgcatctttcctgtaatgtgctgaccacaactgaatgcaatactcttaagtttaaaatcgcacaacactggattacagtccaacaggtttatttggaagtacgagccttgatcaggtagctgtgaaacaggatcataagacacagaatttctagctaaatattacagtgtcatgcaactgaaatgatattgaACAGACCTAGATTATTGTTCAGTGATTCATCCTTTAGAACGGGTTGCAGTTAATTAAAAGTTCTGGGATGTATATATTAAGTCACATTGTCAAGATGacttaagattttattttaaaaagggtgacatctcagctcagacaatgtattaaaggtgtgaggttagagtcttgAGTAAGActgtttctatttccaaagtaggaatttataaaatattacatggattgactgcctgcagattgagCAAAagagaatgtatctgcaaatataattctgcaaatgcaaattcactccagTCACTTATCTGCGAGTGCATgcgagagtgtgtgcatgtaagtGTGAGTGCATCTGAGaatgcgtgtgtttgtgtgtatgcatgcttggtaaagtgggtgtgaatgtgatggagtataagcctgtgagagggtgcacgCATGGGTGTGTGGGCGCCCGCATGGGTGTGTGTGATGTATACATATGAGAGGAAACGTGTGGAGGAGAGAGGGTGTGCATGTAAGAGAGTGTACAGTGTACTGGGGAcacctgtagtgtgacaggaACCCTAGGTCCCGATTGAGGCCGTCTTCATGGGTTCTGAACTTTAGAATGGATACTTTTAACATTACAATCGAGGTGAACAAAGAGATAATGCTGGTAGCTTGAGCAACCATATATGAAGTAGATAGTGAgtacagatagaacatagaacatagaaagatacagcgcagtacaggcccttcggccctcgatgttgcgccgaccgaatcctacctaacctacactagcccaataacttccaaatgcctatccaatgcccgcttaaatgaccataaaggagagttcaccactgctactggcagggcattccatgaactcacaacccgctgtgtaaagaacctacctctaacatctgtcctatacctaccaccccttaatttaaagctgtgtcccctagtaacacctgactccattagtggtaaaaggttctcagtgtcgaccctatctaaacccctaatcatcttatacacctctatcaaatctcccctaaaccttctcttctccaatgagaacagccccaagtgcctctgACTTACGATGAGTTTCAAAacatacaccatcctgacacagACTACAATGTCTAACAGCCATGCAGTTCCATTGATATTGCAAGTAACAGAAAATGTTACATTCAAaatgatttctccccacagatcccTTGTCAGACAGGCCTATAGCACAGGCCCTTCAAAACTTATGAGTCAGCACCGATCAGAAATAACCAGCTAACAATTTTCATCTTGATCAGCCAGCATCTGTTTGCCTAATTGTATCATGGTAGCAGAGGAACTGCCATCCCCACCTTTATCACAAACATCATTCTTCATATTGTAGTAGAAGACTTTGTTTAGTCTgtttcaagagtgtggtgctggaaaagcagagcaggtcaggcagcatctgaggagcaaaaaaaaaaatcaaggtttcgggcaaaagcctttcattatGAATGAGGCTGCAAGTCTTGGAGGTGAAGAGATAGGTTGGAGGGAATTGGGGCTGGTGATaatttagctgagagtgcaacaggtgggggtaaaggttggagtggagggtggtgcagataggtggaaaCGAAGATGGACAGATGTGATAGGTCATGAGAACGGTGCTAagcaggaagtttggaactggggttagGTGgtgaatgggaaatgaggaaactggtgaagtccacattgatgccatgggcttggagggtcctgaggcggaagatgaggcattcttcctccaggtgtcaggtggtaagggaatgGCGATgcaggaggtccaggacctgcattcCTCagcagtgggaggggaagttgaagtgttgcgccatggggtggtggggtaggTGTctcagatgttctctgaagtgctgtgAGTCGGCGTCTTGTCTCCCGAATGTCAAGGAGATTGCATCGGAAGCAGCGGATACacgatgtgtggaagtgcaggtgaaacattgatgaatgtggaaggctcctttggggccttgaacggaggtttggggggggtgggggggtggagagagaa
This sequence is a window from Hemiscyllium ocellatum isolate sHemOce1 chromosome 49, sHemOce1.pat.X.cur, whole genome shotgun sequence. Protein-coding genes within it:
- the LOC132837397 gene encoding histone H2B 7-like, which translates into the protein MADEKKAQQASKKGAKKIIKKAPAKGSKKRKRSRKESYSIYIYKVMKQVHPDTGISSKAMSIMNSFVNDIFERIAGEASRLAHYNKRSTISSREIQTAVRLLLPGELAKHAVSEGTKAVTKYTSSK